One segment of Channa argus isolate prfri chromosome 17, Channa argus male v1.0, whole genome shotgun sequence DNA contains the following:
- the LOC137102344 gene encoding uncharacterized protein isoform X1, whose translation MSPVTEHKDDDKVTINCSVWTHGRCGHTLKWLYDHNKNEFTDTETPQSSCSVTVTLTTSDLNQKYSDLLKCEVTDGFSGEVQQFTFRRPSSGGTSGEETTTMKETASKVTNEITANKRNLTTQQGEETMKEMTSKGKMKKFTKNKRNPTTQQGDAAIKSVKSTSTISSKVTPTVKTRPSGWRNSTDPTKEWLRSIIVSVGLAALIISVVTVNMWTRTKGKKTQTEDNTVSLATTQA comes from the exons atgTCACCAGTGACTGAACATAAGGACGATGATAAAGTGACAATAAACTGCTCTGTGTGGACACATGGACGCTGTGGACACACACTGAAGTGGTTGTATGATCATAATAAGAATGaatttacagacacagagacaccacagagttcctgttctgtcactgtgacattaacaaCATCTGACCTTAATCAGAAATATTCTGACTTATTGAAGTGTGAAGTGACAGATGGTTTCAGCGGAGAAGTTCAGCAGTTCACCTTCAGACGTCCATCTTCAGGTGGAACATCAG GTGAAGAGACAACAACAATGAAGGAAACGGCATCGAAGGTGACAAATGAGATCACGGCAAACAAGAGAAACTTAACAACACAACAAG gtGAGGAGACGATGAAGGAAATGACAtcaaaaggcaaaatgaaaaaatttacaaaaaacaagcGAAACCCAACGACACAACAAG GTGATGCAGCaataaaatctgttaaatcCACATCAACAATCAGCAGTAAAGTGACACCAACAGTGAAAACTAGACCATCAGGATGGAGAAACAGCACTGATCCAACAAAAG AATGGTTGAGATCCATCATTGTGTCTGTGGGTTTAGCAGCACTGATAATATCTGTTGTTACAGTCAACATGTGGACGAGAACTAAAG ggaagaaaacacagacagaagacAACACAGTGAGTTTAGCCACTACACAGGCTTGA
- the LOC137102344 gene encoding uncharacterized protein isoform X2, producing the protein MSPVTEHKDDDKVTINCSVWTHGRCGHTLKWLYDHNKNEFTDTETPQSSCSVTVTLTTSDLNQKYSDLLKCEVTDGFSGEVQQFTFRRPSSGGTSGEETTTMKETASKVTNEITANKRNLTTQQGEETMKEMTSKGKMKKFTKNKRNPTTQQAIKSVKSTSTISSKVTPTVKTRPSGWRNSTDPTKEWLRSIIVSVGLAALIISVVTVNMWTRTKGKKTQTEDNTVSLATTQA; encoded by the exons atgTCACCAGTGACTGAACATAAGGACGATGATAAAGTGACAATAAACTGCTCTGTGTGGACACATGGACGCTGTGGACACACACTGAAGTGGTTGTATGATCATAATAAGAATGaatttacagacacagagacaccacagagttcctgttctgtcactgtgacattaacaaCATCTGACCTTAATCAGAAATATTCTGACTTATTGAAGTGTGAAGTGACAGATGGTTTCAGCGGAGAAGTTCAGCAGTTCACCTTCAGACGTCCATCTTCAGGTGGAACATCAG GTGAAGAGACAACAACAATGAAGGAAACGGCATCGAAGGTGACAAATGAGATCACGGCAAACAAGAGAAACTTAACAACACAACAAG gtGAGGAGACGATGAAGGAAATGACAtcaaaaggcaaaatgaaaaaatttacaaaaaacaagcGAAACCCAACGACACAACAAG CaataaaatctgttaaatcCACATCAACAATCAGCAGTAAAGTGACACCAACAGTGAAAACTAGACCATCAGGATGGAGAAACAGCACTGATCCAACAAAAG AATGGTTGAGATCCATCATTGTGTCTGTGGGTTTAGCAGCACTGATAATATCTGTTGTTACAGTCAACATGTGGACGAGAACTAAAG ggaagaaaacacagacagaagacAACACAGTGAGTTTAGCCACTACACAGGCTTGA